In a single window of the Prevotella melaninogenica genome:
- a CDS encoding OstA-like protein, which yields MILCLFGLWQPQSLRAQNVTEKKGDKFYIDYADNLRHNQLEMPDVMIAKGDVRFRYKGMTLKCDSAYFNEKSNWFKAFSRVHITRPGGVTLDCQRLHYDGFAQMVHARGKVVAREPGRSLRCDSLDYNTASKVANYFGGRGTLVYNGNTVVADQGDYNTETHDANFFGDVVMFTPKYRITTPEAHGNTETGLVHVVGKSVIKTAKGEVVHTNDGTYNSKTDQMELNGRSTITSPKQDVEGDNIVYNSSTGEAEGHGNVKIVDKANNRTIIGQDVFYNEKTGHSNARGNVKIDDRKAQRVITGDEVTYNAKSGYSAGRGNVKIVDKLKQRTITGHDLTYNSNTHEGTGEGNVYYIDYKGKHAFYGDYLHYTDSAAIAFGGNPGPVAKDFSQGDTLFVHADTISMKGFHMNTPQMYREVYGVNNVRAYRTDVQAVCGFMVANSKDSCLTMYDYPIVWSGTRQLVGDSIKAYMNDSTIRQAFVYGNAFSIEKLPEAKYYNQISSKDMRADFVNGAIRRVDAWGNVEVVFYHTDKDSTLIGHNYTETDTLRMFISPVRKLQKIWMSKSNGVISPMTQIPPDKLTLPRFELFDDARPKDKNDIFRLAPRKTSATVRNSRVSLPPRQQIE from the coding sequence ATGATTCTATGCCTGTTTGGGCTATGGCAACCGCAGTCGCTTCGGGCACAGAATGTAACGGAGAAGAAGGGAGATAAGTTCTATATTGACTATGCTGATAATCTGCGTCATAACCAGTTGGAAATGCCTGATGTGATGATTGCAAAAGGCGATGTACGTTTCCGTTATAAGGGTATGACGCTTAAGTGCGATAGTGCTTATTTCAATGAAAAGTCTAATTGGTTTAAAGCTTTCAGCCGTGTACATATTACTCGCCCAGGTGGAGTGACTCTTGACTGTCAACGCCTACATTACGATGGCTTTGCACAGATGGTCCATGCACGTGGAAAGGTGGTTGCAAGAGAGCCGGGTAGGTCTCTCCGCTGTGATAGCTTGGACTATAACACAGCCTCTAAGGTGGCTAACTACTTCGGAGGACGTGGTACATTGGTTTACAATGGTAACACGGTTGTTGCTGATCAAGGTGATTATAATACGGAAACTCATGATGCCAACTTCTTTGGTGACGTTGTGATGTTTACGCCGAAGTATCGCATTACAACGCCTGAGGCGCATGGTAATACTGAGACTGGTCTTGTTCATGTTGTTGGTAAGTCGGTTATTAAGACAGCCAAGGGTGAAGTGGTGCATACAAATGACGGTACTTATAATAGCAAGACCGACCAGATGGAACTTAATGGACGTTCCACTATCACCTCTCCAAAGCAGGATGTTGAAGGCGATAATATTGTCTATAACAGTTCAACAGGAGAAGCAGAAGGTCATGGTAATGTGAAGATTGTCGACAAGGCAAACAACCGCACTATCATCGGTCAGGATGTGTTCTATAACGAGAAGACTGGTCATAGTAATGCACGTGGCAATGTTAAGATAGATGACCGTAAGGCACAGCGTGTTATTACTGGTGATGAAGTGACTTACAATGCTAAGAGTGGTTATAGTGCTGGGCGTGGCAATGTGAAGATTGTAGACAAGTTAAAACAGCGCACCATAACTGGTCATGACCTTACCTACAATAGTAATACACACGAGGGAACTGGTGAGGGTAACGTTTATTACATTGATTACAAAGGTAAGCACGCTTTCTATGGCGATTACCTACATTATACAGACTCCGCTGCGATAGCTTTTGGTGGTAATCCTGGCCCTGTAGCAAAGGATTTTTCACAAGGTGATACGCTCTTTGTTCATGCTGATACTATTAGTATGAAGGGGTTCCACATGAATACCCCACAGATGTATCGTGAGGTATATGGTGTGAATAATGTTCGCGCTTATCGTACAGACGTTCAGGCGGTGTGCGGTTTTATGGTTGCTAATAGTAAGGACTCCTGCCTGACGATGTATGATTATCCTATTGTGTGGAGTGGTACACGTCAGTTGGTGGGCGATTCTATTAAGGCATATATGAACGACTCAACCATCCGTCAGGCGTTTGTTTATGGCAATGCTTTCTCTATTGAAAAGCTTCCTGAAGCCAAATACTATAATCAGATATCCTCTAAGGATATGCGTGCCGACTTTGTCAATGGTGCTATTCGTCGGGTTGATGCTTGGGGAAATGTTGAAGTTGTCTTCTATCATACCGATAAAGATAGTACACTCATTGGGCATAATTATACAGAAACAGATACGCTTAGGATGTTTATCTCGCCTGTCCGAAAGCTACAGAAGATATGGATGTCGAAGTCGAATGGCGTTATTAGTCCGATGACACAGATACCACCAGACAAGTTGACACTGCCTCGCTTTGAACTTTTCGATGATGCACGACCTAAGGATAAGAACGATATATTCCGCCTTGCACCACGTAAGACGAGTGCAACCGTACGTAATTCGCGAGTATCTTTACCGCCTCGTCAGCAAATAGAATGA
- a CDS encoding ubiquitin carboxyl-hydrolase, producing MLFFQSSRPRRFHHEYMYVDERKELLNDIEQRARRELNGEEVSESEYREELQRKISGSLKPEVLRHRGNRFTAMWVSLILSAGVIALLILFLFIGL from the coding sequence ATGCTATTCTTCCAATCATCACGACCACGTCGTTTCCACCATGAATATATGTATGTGGACGAACGTAAGGAACTGCTCAATGATATAGAGCAGCGTGCACGTCGTGAATTGAATGGTGAAGAGGTTTCAGAAAGTGAATATCGGGAGGAATTACAGCGCAAAATTAGCGGTTCTTTGAAGCCTGAGGTGTTGCGCCATAGAGGCAATCGTTTTACGGCAATGTGGGTGTCGTTGATTCTTTCGGCAGGTGTCATAGCTCTTCTTATCTTATTTTTATTCATTGGTTTATAG